The proteins below come from a single Eucalyptus grandis isolate ANBG69807.140 chromosome 3, ASM1654582v1, whole genome shotgun sequence genomic window:
- the LOC104434218 gene encoding UPF0481 protein At3g47200 yields the protein MAGEGTTSASDDHLNEINELAISIDGRFEGLSLPSDCCIFTVPKRLRQTNEKAYTPRVVAIGPYHRLNPSLKPMEDHKLLYLKNFLQHDQNNSLEDYIDKVKSWEDEARNCYDRQIKLNSDKFAEMILLDDIFVIQLLLMHGEWREMLPNDQIFGKPWMLTDISEDMALLENQIPFFIIHRLFEMAFGTHQQLMSQLLELVCLFFDLVTREEKLPEGVMESEVKHFVHAISLSFWPLERKQRRK from the coding sequence atgGCAGGAGAAGGAACAACATCTGCAAGTGACGATCATCTCAATGAAATCAATGAACTCGCAATTTCAATAGACGGGAGATTTGAGGGACTATCACTGCCATCCGACTGTTGCATCTTCACTGTTCCGAAGAGGCTCCgacaaacaaatgaaaaggcCTACACGCCCCGCGTCGTTGCGATTGGGCCTTATCACCGTCTCAATCCAAGCCTCAAGCCGATGGAAGATCACAAGCTGCTTTACTTGAAGAACTTCCTCCAGCATGACCAGAATAACAGTCTCGAGGACTACATTGACAAGGTCAAGTCCTGGGAGGATGAGGCCCGGAACTGCTACGATAGGCAGATCAAACTCAACTCCGACAAGTTCGCCGAGATGATCCTCCTCGACGACATCTTCGTGATCCAGCTCTTACTGATGCATGGGGAATGGCGGGAAATGCTGCCCAATGACCAGATCTTCGGCAAGCCGTGGATGTTGACTGATATCTCCGAGGACATGGCACTGCTGGAGAACCAGATTCCATTTTTCATCATCCATCGGCTGTTTGAAATGGCGTTTGGAACGCACCAGCAGCTTATGTCCCAGCTGCTTGAACTCGTGTGCCTGTTCTTCGACCTGGTTACGAGGGAGGAGAAGTTGCCGGAGGGGGTGATGGAGTCGGAGGTGAAGCACTTTGTCCACGCGATCAGCCTCTCGTTCTGGCCGCTGGAGAGGAAGCAGCGCCGCAAATGA
- the LOC120291754 gene encoding cytochrome P450 71A9-like has product MAWFNRLNGFKAKVEKYFWELDKLYDDVIKEHQDPKRPKPDHEDLVDVMLRLQRDPNQAIALTREQIKGVITNLFNAGSETAAATILWTMAELIRNPTIMRKAQEEVREAAKGKLLVEEIDLPGLTYLRSVIKESLRLHPPLPLLVPRETIEDCKIRYNVPRGTTAFINLTAIARDPKSWENPEEFRPERFLNNSIDYKDKTMGFCHLVLAGEDALA; this is encoded by the exons ATGGCTTGGTTTAACAGGCTCAATGGCTTCAAGGCGAAGGTGGAAAAGTACTTCTGGGAGCTAGACAAGTTGTACGATGACGTGATCAAGGAGCACCAAGACCCTAAAAGGCCTAAACCCGATCATGAAGATCTTGTTGACGTGATGCTTCGGTTACAAAGGGATCCAAATCAAGCGATTGCCCTCACTAGGGAACAAATTAAAGGAGTAATAACT AACCTGTTCAATGCAGGATCAGAAACCGCTGCGGCCACTATACTCTGGACAATGGCAGAACTCATCCGCAATCCAACTATTATGAGAAAAGCACAAGAAGAGGTTCGAGAAGCAGCAAAAGGAAAGTTACTGGTTGAAGAGATTGACCTTCCAGGACTCACCTATCTAAGATCAGTCATCAAAGAGTCATTAAGACTCCATCCACCGCTCCCTCTTCTAGTTCCAAGAGAGACAATCGAGGATTGCAAGATAAGATACAACGTTCCTAGAGGAACTACTGCATTCATCAATCTGACAGCAATCGCCAGAGACCCAAAATCTTGGGAAAACCCAGAGGAGTTTAGGCCCGAGAGGTTCCTGAACAACTCCATCGATTATAAGGACAAAACTATGGGTTTCTGCCATTTGGTTCTGGCAGGCGAGGATGCCCTGGCATAA
- the LOC104439376 gene encoding uncharacterized protein LOC104439376 has protein sequence MLSGESECLFNIKFESGVLNIPYLVLMDSTEKTFRNIIAFEQCYCTKQHLTNYMVFMHHLVDTPGDASLLIDERIIENWLSNKEAAMRVINNFGEGNIILPSYNFNSLGQELTNHCRKRQNKWKATFNRDYCSSPWVAISVIAAVLLLLLTIVQTVCSLISLKNHPS, from the coding sequence ATGCTCTCAGGTGAGAGCGAGTGCttgttcaatatcaaatttGAGAGCGGAGTGCTCAACATCCCGTATCTGGTTCTTATGGACTCGACGGAAAAAACATTTCGGAATATTATCGCCTTTGAGCAATGTTACTGCACAAAGCAGCATCTGACTAACTACATGGTTTTCATGCATCATCTGGTTGATACCCCAGGCGATGCAAGCTTACTGATCGACGAGAGAATCATCGAGAATTGGCTCAGCAATAAGGAAGCTGCCATGCGGGTAATCAACAACTTCGGCGAGGGAAATATAATTTTACCCAGTTACAACTTCAACAGCCTTGGCCAAGAGCTCACCAACCATTGCCGAAAGCGTCAAAACAAGTGGAAGGCGACGTTCAATCGTGACTACTGCAGTAGCCCGTGGGTGGCCATCTCGGTTATCGCTGCAGTGCTGTTGCTTTTACTGACCATAGTACAGACTGTGTGCTCACTCATCTCTCTCAAAAACCATCCTTCTTAA